The Lacerta agilis isolate rLacAgi1 chromosome 14, rLacAgi1.pri, whole genome shotgun sequence sequence ATGTGGAGCGGAGATTTCCTGGCTTCATGGGGAACTGAAGCCAAAGCTCCTGCACTGGGCAGCCTGAACTATGAAGTGGCCAAGAGGTACCATCAATCCTGGGTCCACCTGCTTCTTCTCTTGATGAGACCATGCAGGAAACCACATGAAACTTCAAGATTTGAATGAAGCATGAGCATACATTTTAAGGAAAAGTTTAAATTGAGAAGGCAATATGATAATGTGCTTTATCTCCCATGTGCCAATACTGAAAATCAGGAAGAATGTTTTTCCTTAGGAGTTATCTGAGAAAGCTCGTAACTACCAAGCTGATTCCTTAATGAACGAAGCAGTATTTGTTCTTTGCTAAATATGTTTACTCTGAAGGAAGTGTTACTGATTTCAACGAAGGCTTCCAAGAGAATGTGCTTAGGGCTTCCACAAGTCAGTGACAACCCGTTTGTTTAGAGAACCAGACAGGCTGCGTAACAAATGAAAAGGGCATATTTCAATATTGGAAAAATCACTTTAATACAACAGTGCTGGTGGGAAATTAAGTAACCCAGCAGTGGGCAACTTGTTAATCTTCTCTTTTCTGGCATATTGATGTTGGGTAGAAGAAATCAAGTCCAACAACTGTGCATAGTTGGGGTTAGTGTGATCAAGCAAATCACCCAGGCAATTGGGAATACCAGAGATGGAGGTTCCCAGTTACCTTTATTATCGAAGGGTCATTGGGCAGGAGGTACAGGTGAAATGTTGGAGTTTCCAGCTGAAGCCTATGATAGAGCAGTACGACAGTGTTGATCTTTTGCTTGAACCACTTTTTGAAAACGACTCCAAGGGAAGAGAACTTGGGGTTTTCCAACACAGCATGGTGAGGCTCCACTCTGTCTGGTTTCTCCAGCCTCATCTCCCCTTCGACAAAATGTGCAATGAAGACATGGGAACTGTCTTCCCCTGAAAAGACAAACAGGTTAGCAGTGGGAAAGTGCCAAAAATCATCATCACTTAACCCTCCCTATTTCATGCAAGTATTCATTTTCTCATTGTCATTTAAGAGGTTTATAACATCATTTCACAGGACAATATGCTTGCATGGCAGCTTACAACAGAATGCAAATCACAGAAAAGAATAAAACAGCACAGTTGGAACatttggaaaaattgaaacaaaTCACAAAAGTCTGGTATGCCAGCACTACTGACCTCTAGAACCCACACGGCATTCTGGAAACATCAATGGACATTTAGGATTCCTCCTATTATGGTTATAAtgctggaaaccccccccccccgccataccTTCAAGGCACAagaagtgtgggatgtaaacggCTGACACAGCCTCTGCTGCATCCACTTTAAAGTTGAACAGAGGGCCAGCGACATGCAACTCCTCAGTGTTCTGTTCTTCCAGGAGCTTCGGCCATGAATCAAAGTAGTATGTTACAGTCACAGCTTCTTTCACTTCACATATGAGATCAGTATCACCGCAATGGAAGGAGCCAGCCTCAGTGGAGCGCACTCTGAATGGCACAAAGGGAAAGATGAAAAGGGGACACCACTCGGTGTAccttgggatctcaaatttcagcagctccCTGGGCAACGCCAAAATTCAACACCTTACCCATGCCTCTCGCACTCCATTCTGAATgatagttgtggcatcccctgcAGAGACCCTGAGGCTCCACACCCAGTGCGACTGAACTGGCTGTGCTCCCCTAAAATTGCCTTTGAATAGCTGACATCCCAGCAAACATTTGGGTTGTTGAaccaaactgtgggaatgttgagggtggcaagagaggatatattgattattgATATCCTAACATGCTAGCAAGTTTATTTATATAGCAAAGTGCATTCCCCTTCTTACTCAGCAGAAACTGGTTGCAGACTCGTGTGAGTCTCTTAAGACAACaggcaattcaatctggcttgtccagattgagatGTATTCTATCATTCCTGGTAAGACCTctttaatccctcctaaaagaataaagacactgTGGTCTTATTCATAAGTGATAAAAAGTAGCTTACTTGCATTCAAGGAGAACACAGTGTgaatcctgaaggcaggcttaaggcttaagTATGTACAAGTATGTACAATGTGGATTTACCCCATATGAGGGAATAACCTAGTGCTACTACTGGCGGAGAACCAGCAGTGCAGACCAAGCTGGAAGCAGGTCGATGGCGAAAggtgaaagagagaggaggggtgCATGACTTGGCCTGTTATCAGGTCTGGTAATGTCAcgcccacctactagtcacatgcaagaggaaggatgctccagccaagTGCCAATAGGAAGTTCAGCTGTCTGGAcccaacattcccctgcatgtccactctagcaaaacaggtaatgttgtacttgactgctctggtggattacatcccacaaaaactAGTAGAGAACAACAAGAGAAATTGATTTTGGGGCAATGGCAATAACGCCAAGgaaggggcaggggaagagaggagCTGAAATGACTCCCTTCCTTCAAGAAACTCAttgggttaccttgggccagtcactgcctcttagcctaaagtacctcacagagttgttgtgaggggaaaaccatgcatgccaccttgaactccttgggagAAAGGTAGGATGTTTTTAAGGAAGAGAAACAACAATTCCTCCAAAAATCCTTTCTCAAACTCTGCATCCTTCTTTTGATGCTACCCCAACCTGAAAAGGGGGTGGGATGTATACAACTGGAAGTTAGCAACAGCAGTGCTTCAATGtaatgttcccccaccccccaccggcTCTGCTCCATGGAACCCAGGAATTCCTCAATGAAGACATCAGGAATGGTAGCTAAGCTTCCTTCAGAGAGAATTTTTTCCACCACAACTGACGGTTCACTGCAATATGCAGATCACAGGTGTACTCTGCATAAGTTTTATCAAGAACCACCATATGTGGTGACTGTGAGACCCACAGAAACCAGATGTGCTCTGTTGGACAATTCAAAGTAGAAACCACTCCCTGAGGGGAGAATGTTTCAAAAGGTCTGAGAGAGGAGATGATAGaaatagagatagagagatagagatatcACACACCTGTAAGCTTCATGGCCCCTTTCTGAGTCCCAAACCACctctggttttattttttctgGAAGATCCTATAATGAAACCATAATCATTCATGTAGATGCCAGAATCCATATTCCATCTGAAAACGGGGCATTATTGTCTGTTCCTAAGACCCTTGAGACCACACccttcaaaaacaaacagatgTGACACAGGAAGATTCCACACTAAACCGGAACCACAGCATTAGAGTTCTGCAGTAGTGCAATGATCTTTTTAGATGGAAAGTACTGGAAAATATGGGAGGATTTGGAATGTGAAGTCAACTGGACTGCCCATAATATAAGAGCAAGGCAAGATGATTCCCAACTAAATGGAAACACAGTGTGGTAAATGTGCATTGCAATGACTCTCACCATGAGTTATTAGCACAAGGAGCCACCTGTTTAGATGCAGCCTTATTTCCTGTTACCAGGCTCTAGCTTTGAATAGCAAATATGTAAATTATTTGTAATATGTAAATTACCTAAGATGGGATAATTGCTAACCTTAGGGAACTAGAAATTTAAATTCAGTGGCTTCATGTTAAAAATGTGTATCTTATTCCTGTGGGCAGGAAATGCACATCAAGACAGGTTGGCCTCTTACCTCACTAGGACACTGGCCGCACAGCACACTTTCCCCAGGACCTGCCAAGTTCTCCatcttcatgcttccttccctcTGTAAATATGAGCAAGGCAAGATGATTCCCGACTAAATGTAAGCACAGCAAGGCAAGAAGATCCAACATGAAATTGGAATCACATAATTACAATTCTGCAGAAATGCAatgatttgtttattattattattttttagcactAGGAGCAACCTGTTTAGAAACAGCCTTGTGGCTCACTACCAGCAATTAGTACCGAGTAGCAAGATCATTAATTAATGTGCAGAAACGCCTAAAGAGGGACAAGTGCTTTTTACAGTGAACAAAGAAATTCAAATTCAGAACCTTTCTGTTAGAAGTACTAATATACACGTCATTATTGTGGGTGGTCAATGCAAATGAGAAGAATGCCCACCCTTTACCTCACTGAGACACCAGCTGCCTGTGATAATCTCCCCAGAACCTACTGGGTTCTCCACCTTCATGCTTCCTTGTTCCTCTCCAAGTAAGGGGGATTCTGAGTGTGGCACTGTAAAAGAATGACAATTATTTGCCTGGCTTGACTATTGCAAGAAGGATGAAGTTGGTTTGCAGGGTGAATACATAGAAatacagtatttctcaagaatcCATATGATGTGGAGAGGTGCACAGACCGCGAGGCCAAAATTCTgtgcccccccacctctctctttccATACTACTCAATTCACTATGTTATAGTTGCGAAGCCCTGCAGCACTCTCTAGGAACCGTTCTCACTGCCCAAAATCCACCTCTagtgtggattgtggctaacgtcATGGCCCTGGCtcagggttggcccaagacattttgctacctgaggtaaCCCAGAAAATACCCCCCATGCAACCTGATTAAGACATTGAACAGAAACCAGGTGATAACTACCACCCACTATGATCTTAGACACATCctcttaatcttttttaaaaaatgtatttcttcagTGTTGTTGAGAGCACATTGAGCAGCAGGTTGGCCTTGGTGACTTCCAAAATCTGTTTCAACCCCAAAATGCTGTTATTCCATTCAGAGCAAAAGCTCAGTCTCGGTCAACCTCGTGGTAGAGCCATCTCATCTCTCATACTGACCTTGTCCTGGATGCGGGACTGAAAACTTCAGCTCCTCTGAAAGAGTCCAGGAAAGAGGCAGTCAGAGAAGGCATGTAGATGGGATGTCCTTTCCATCCTGCCTCCTGAGCTATGGCCCAACCTTGTGTTCCTCCCTCAGCCAAAGCTCACCTTGCCTCACAAGGGCCTCCCAGACCAGTTCATTCGTGCTTCTCTCTATCAGGTTGAAGTTGAGCTTGTCTTGCATGAATTCAGCACTGATTTCAAGGAACTGCTCATCCATGTATTGAAGCTCCAGTTCCTGTGAGAAAGCTCTGtaggtgtgaatgtggctttaACTGATGGACATTTTATCTCCAAATGCAGAAGAAAAAGCTGAACTGAACGAGCAGACTTTACTCTGGGCATAATCACACTCAGACTCTGGGTTTAGGAGATGCAAACAGCCATGGTTGTTTTTGCATCTCAGCAGGAGAGACACCAAAAATGTCTCCTTTATCAAGATTAGGATGAAGAAAAAGGAAGTGGTAAATGAGATATCAGTGTAGCACCTGAGAGGACGTCAGCACAGGTTAGGTCAGACAGGACAATATAGGAAACCGGAAGGTTCtgtcctcctctgcctccctttCCCCATGCAGACACACCAGCCTCAAGTGCAAGCTAAGATGTGTCCCAACACTTCCAATGTaattcccccacctccccagcatTCAAAAGGGGGTGAACAAAAGGCTGAAGGCTTCCTGGTTTGGTTCCTCCCACTGTTAAACCTCACAGCCTTGGTTCCCTCCAGACAACCCCTATAATCACCTCTGGTCTCCTACCTCAGGGCAGACTGTGACGCCGTCTAAATTTTGGATGAAGACGCGAGAGCCAATCTTCAGAGGCTTGAGTGCTCCAGAGGGTTTTGACAGTCTCCTTGAAGGCCACATTTCCTCAAATTTATAGACATTCTGGGAAGGGCAAACATGGTCACTTTGGAGACATGAAAGGAAGACACCAAAACTATGGAAGACTGGGTCCCTTTGCTTACTCCTGCATCTCAGATAGAGAGAGATCCAGAAGAGATGTCTCCTCTCCCAAGGATGGCATGGAGAAGAAGGAAGTAGAGATCAGCAACCCAAAGGAAGGTCTGAAGGAAGGTCAGCAAAGGTTAAAGGACAATCCAGGAAAACTACTTTCACCCATGCAGCTACATCAGCCTTCAGCACATACTGAGTTGCACCCCAGTACTTCTAACAGAATAGACATTTAATAGTATAATTGTTTTCATAATCAAAATCAGGCTAATAATCTAGCCTGCCTGGAACACAAATCAGAGTTGGAGATTCCCAGTTACCTTTCTTAGGGAAGAGTCGTTGGGTAGGAGGTACAGGTGGAATTTTGGGACTGAGATTTCCAGCTCCTGATAGAGCAGTGCCATGGTGTGGACCATAATCTTTTGTTTAAACATTGCCTTTTTGAAGATGACCCCACAGGAATAGAAGCTGGGGGCTTTCAATACAGCATGATATGGCCGCACGCTATCTGGCTTCCCCAGTCTCATCTTTCCTTCAACAAAACATGCTATGTAGACATGGGAACTGTCTTTacctgaaaaaacacacacaaaggaaacATGAGCAAACatttcactatacagtggtacctctggttgcatacttaattcattctggaggtctgttcttaacctgaaactgttcttaacctgaagcaccactttagctaatgggagatccagctgccgctgcgctgccagagcacgatttctgttcttatcctgaagccaagttcttaacctgaagcgttatttctgggttagcggagtttgtaacctgaagcgtatgtaacctgaagcgtatgtaacctgaggtaccaccttaCTGTAGACTTGAGTTTAGGTGAGAAAACTCAccccttctcccttcctgttTAATGCAAGtcaagccattggcctgatccagcagactctatGTTCTTAAGTGTTTGTTTTGTTATCATAATCTAGAGGTGGATTATATCTCAGCTAATGAATGGCAGTGTGTCTTTTTTAAACTTTAAGCAAATAATGGTGTCGACTCGGAGTGGCTGTAAAACTTCAAGGCCTCCACTGAAAGATTCGGGATCTTGCACAAAAAGACCTACTCCTAAGAATCTAGAGGTGTTTTTAAAAGTCCACATTACAGAGCAATGTCCTCCTAAAGCAAGTTACAGTACAAAATACAGTATACAGTAAGTCATACAGTACAAAATTTAGTGAGTCAAAGAAAAAGGCAGAATTCTTGCAAAATCAAAAGAAGCCACAAAAGGCAGGTAAAGTATTATGATCCACTGAACCAGCCCATAGCATTATCCAACCATTAAGGAATGCACATGATAGACAAAAGGAAGAACCTTAAACAGGAATGAATATTACCACCCTATTATTGGAAGCTTTTCTTCCTACCATACCTGCAAGACACAAGAAGTGAGGGAAGTGAACTTCTGCCACAGCTTCTTCTGGATCCGCTCGGATGTTGAGCAAAGGACCAGCGACAGCCAGCTCTATCATTTGCCATTCATGCAGGTGTTGAGGCCATGAATCAAAGTGGTATGTTATGGTCACAGCTCCCCTTACCTTAAATATAAGGTCAGTACAACAGCAAAGGAAGGAGCCAGCCTTAGTGAAGCAAAATCTGAAGGCGAGAAAGACAAAAGGGCTTGGAAGAGATCAATGCAGCTTCCTCCACTGTTCCAGCTGATAAACTCTTATAAGCGATTTGTGGGTCATGTCAAATGTGCCCTCTTGATAACAATGATCATTAGCAGTATTTCAGTCCAGCATTGACTGAAATTTTGGTACTTAACTTTTGGCTCTTCATCTGATACTGTGCTgtggcatgggtgtagccaggatttatgttacgGGGTACATGCTTTATGTCCACTACTCATCTTCCACAGCGATGTGCACCCACAGGGGCAAGCAGAGTATGCCTTAGAGAGCACCGGAGTGTGGGAGCATCACCATATCCACATGCAATGCAGAAAACATTCTCTGACGGTAGGAAGCTTTTGAAAAGAGTTTTACTCACCTGTAAGTTTCGTCGCTCCTTTGTGAATCCCAAACTTTCTCTGGTCTTATCTTTCCTGGAAGCTCCTATAACAAAGAATAAATTGTCCGAATTGATACCACATTCCTCCTCCTATCTGAAAACAGGAACACCCACTATGATGACCACATCAAGGAGCCCTTCTTGAGCTCCACCCCACAGCTACACATTGCTAAAAGCTCCTTATACCTGCTGCATTCTGTATTCATTTTTAGTATAGTAGTTGGACCTGTGCTGAATTCTGAAATACTGTGTGAACTGctgatccattttaaaaaaaaaactttaaaagaagataaaatattcCAAAATATCTCGTTatggttctgggcaccacagttcaagaaggatactgacaagctggaacgtgtccagaagagggcaaccaaaatggtcaaaggcctggaaacaatgccttatgaggaacggcttagggagctgggtatgtttagcctggagaagagaaggttaaggggtgatacgatagccatgttcaaatatataaaaggatgtcatatagaggagggtgaaaggttgttttctgctgctccagggaagcggacacggggcaatggattcaaactacaagaaagaagattccacctaaacattaggaagaacttcctgacagtaagagctgttcggcagtggaatttgctaccaaggagtgtggtggagtctccttctttggaggtctttaagcagaggcttgacagccacctgtcaggaatgctttgatggtgtttcctgcttggcagggggttggactggatggcccttgtggtctcttccaactcgatgattctatgatagcaTGGCTGCAACCCAAACATCCATTAACATTTCCTCCATAAGTACAGatgagggggaagaaggggacACTGTGGGTTGGCACTTGGTGTCCATCCATACCAGATTCTCCCACTCtcccttcacccaaagaattaTTTCTGGAGACACCTGTGGACATGCCAATATTGGAAAGATCTGTACCTCAATGCATGCAAATGAAGAAACATTTAAGCTCCGGGAAACACAGGGGGATTGAAACGTAACAAACAGCTGGACCCTCCACAAAATATGAGTGAGGCAAGAAGATCCCACACTAAACTGGAGACACGGTGTGATAAGTGCCCATTGCCCACTTGCCATAGTTTATTAGCACATGGGGCCACCTGTTTAGATGCAGCCAGTACAACCCTTACCTCGCTGGGACAATGGATGCACATGACGCTTTCTCCAGGATCTTCAGAATGCACCATTTGCTGGTTCCTCGTTTCCTCTCTGAATAGGAGAGATTCAGACTGCAGCAGTGACTGGCCAGAAACCTggactttatttttaaacaagcatGACTGTTGTGAAAATGAAGAAAGATGCAAAAAAAATGACCTTGAGGAATAAGAATGACATGAAGTCAAATCCACCCAGTACTGCAAATAGCAGGACCCGAACAGAAGCTGGACGTACCATTTCTAAACATTCCAGGAACCGGCAACAAGCTTGTTCTCCCCTTTCCAGGATTATACTTagcaattttttaattttctctttaGAATCTGTCTCCATTTTGAAAACGTCCTTGTATTCTTGTAGTGTGATGACAGAGCAAGAGTGTAGGGTGTGCAAAACAAAGTCTAGGTCCTCTTCAATAATTTCAATCAACTGTTCTCTTCCCTTGCAGATCATCTCATCACTAAAGAATCCAAATCTTTTCAATGACCTGTGGCAGAAACAGAAGCAGGGGGAGAACTAGAACCTGGTTAGGTGGCCAACTTGCAGCCAGTGGGCCATTGGTAGTCCTCAGCTGCACACCCTGGGGCCCGCCAACACTTGG is a genomic window containing:
- the LOC117057517 gene encoding NACHT, LRR and PYD domains-containing protein 1b allele 5-like, with protein sequence MFPFKEGYVSIPKGLLEEANVWELTELLLTYCAEDYSVEVVSEVLKATECEPLPEWLFRLIGKAEQPPKTHVSRHRTAVVLSSKIIQGLEELVSSERATKAKGSLKRFGFFSDEMICKGREQLIEIIEEDLDFVLHTLHSCSVITLQEYKDVFKMETDSKEKIKKLLSIILERGEQACCRFLECLEMSCLFKNKVQVSGQSLLQSESLLFREETRNQQMVHSEDPGESVMCIHCPSEELPGKIRPEKVWDSQRSDETYRFCFTKAGSFLCCCTDLIFKVRGAVTITYHFDSWPQHLHEWQMIELAVAGPLLNIRADPEEAVAEVHFPHFLCLAGKDSSHVYIACFVEGKMRLGKPDSVRPYHAVLKAPSFYSCGVIFKKAMFKQKIMVHTMALLYQELEISVPKFHLYLLPNDSSLRKNVYKFEEMWPSRRLSKPSGALKPLKIGSRVFIQNLDGVTVCPEVGDQR